A genomic window from Myotis daubentonii chromosome 4, mMyoDau2.1, whole genome shotgun sequence includes:
- the GIN1 gene encoding gypsy retrotransposon integrase-like protein 1 isoform X4, whose amino-acid sequence MGPFHISNRRHVYAMIMTDLFTKWIVILPLCDVSASEVSKAIINIFFLYGPPQKIIMDQRDEFIRQINIELCGLFGMKQIVISHASQAVNQTEGIPNTIKTFLSKHCADYPNNWDDHLSAVSFAFNVTHLEPTKNTPYFQMFNRNPYMPETLDVLHEVDGDDTSMFAKILNAIKEADKIMENKTTSVGQMENNTVDETHKNKIIVKKKPKQLNPFQLKVGHEVLRQRKNWWKDGRFQSEWVGPCVIDYITESGCAVLRDNTGTRLKRPIKMSHLKPYVRESSEQDSFYLLQSSVVADHDYIGLPEIPVGAYQASILVEDATIGVADNELLTSSKDGELLEYRNTKISPLIEDNSNLEKQTFSLLDSSNQVLEYLS is encoded by the exons ATGGGCCCATTTCATATAAGCAACAGACGTCATGTGTATGCTATGATCATGACAGATTTGTTCACAAAATGGATTGTGATTTTGCCTCTGTGTGATGTTTCAGCATCAGAAGTTTCTAAAGCTAttatcaatatatttttcttatatggaCCTCCTCAGAAAATAATAATGGACCAAAGAGATGAGTTCATTCGTCAG atcAATATTGAACTGTGTGGATTGTTTGGCATGAAGCAAATTGTAATTTCTCATGCCTCTCAAGCTGTTAACCAGACTGAAGGTATACCCAACACCATCAAAACATTTCTTTCCAAACACTGTGCTGACTACCCAAACAACTGGGATGATCACCTGTCAGCTGTTTCATTTGCCTTCAATGTAACTCACTTG GAGCCTACTAAAAATACGCCATACTTTCAAATGTTTAATCGAAATCCTTATATGCCTGAGACTTTAGATGTTCTCCATGAAGTGGATGGTGATGATACAAGTATGTTTGCCAAAATTCTAAATGCAATTAAAGAAGCTGATAAAATAATGGAGAATAAGACAACTTCAGTGGGCCAG ATGGAGAATAACACTGTTGATgaaacacataaaaacaaaatcattgttaaaaagaaaccaaagcaGTTAAATCCATTTCAACTAAAAGTGGGTCATGAAGTTTTAAGGCAAAGGAAAAACTGGTGGAAGGATGGTCGTTTCCAGTCGGAATGGGTTGGTCCTTGTGTCATAGACTATATTACAGAAAGTGGATGTGCTGTTCTGAGAGACAACACTGGGACTAGGCTTAAAAGACCTATCAAAATGTCTCACCTTAAGCCCTATGTAAGAGAATCCAGTGAACAAG ACAGTTTTTATCTCTTACAAAGTTCAGTAGTGGCAGATCATGACTACATTGGACTGCCTGAAATTCCAGTTGGAGCATACCAAGCAAGTATTCTGGTAGAAGACGCAACTATTGGTGTAGCTGATAATGAACTATTGACATCAAGCAAGGATGGTGAACTATTAGAATATAGAAATACTAAAATCTCTCCATTAATAGAAGATAATAGTAATCTTGAAAAGCAGACATTCAGTTTGTTGGACTCCTCAAACCAAGTCCTTGAGTACTTAAGTTAG